GTCTTCGGGCTTGCCATTTTTGCTTAGCTAGTGCCCCCTGTGATGAAAGTCACAGCAAATCAAACCTGGAATGGGCAATTTTGCATTACCCTGAACCCTGACTGGGTTCACAATCACCTTAAGAATTAACTGACTGAATTATGAATCAATTGATGGACTGGCTCACCCAGCCTTGGCCTTGGTATGTAGCAGGGCCACTTATTGGACTGACCGTACCTGCGTTATTAATCCTCGGAAATAAATCCTTTGGGATTTCATCCTCATTACGTCATGCATGTGCCATTTGTGTGCCTGCTAAAATCCCCTTTTTCCAATACAACTGGAGAAAGGAAACCTGGAATTTGGTTTTTGTTCTTGGCGTTTTGATAGGTGGATTTATCGCTACCAATTTTATTTCTAATCCCAATGATTTGATCATCGCGGCAGACACCCGAGCTGAGCTGCAACTACTGGGGATCAATGAGTTTTCAGGCTTGATGCCAGCGGAGATTTTCTCTTGGGATAATCTGTTTACCGTCAAAGGCTTGCTGTTCTTCGTGATAGGAGGATTCTTGGTAGGCTTCGGGACCCGGTATGCAGGGGGATGTACCTCAGGGCATGCCATTATGGGTATCAGTTCACTCCAATGGCCTTCTTTAGTTGCCACTATCTTCTTTATGCTAGGTGGCTTTTTGATGACCCAAGTGTTCTTGGGGCCTTTAATGAATTGGGTAGGATTTTAAAAAAAAACAGTAATGCAAGTATTAGAAAAAAACACCAAGGATGCAGTGTGCGATGCACCAAACTCTCAGGATAGCGGAGAAAGAGGCCTGGCCTTGTTGAAGTATTTGATATTAGGGATTTTGTTTGGGATTGTATTTGTAAAAGCTGAAATCATTTCCTGGTTTAGAATCCAGGAAATGTTCCGATTGGACTCCTTTCATATGTATGGGGTGATCGGTTCGGCGATAGTTACAGGGATTATCTCTATCCAATTGATCAAGCGATTCCAGATCAAGTCCACCTCAGGCGAAAAGATCATCATTCCAAAGAAAGAGTTTCGTAAGGGACAAGTTATAGGTGGTTTCATTTTCGGACTGGGCTGGGCGATTACTGGGGCATGTCCTGGGCCATTATTTGCTCAGATTGGAAGTGGATTTACCGTGGTGCTCGTGACTTTACTCTCAGCCATAGCTGGCACATGGGTGTATGGGAAATTTTCCGATATGCTACCGAATTAAGAATCTCTGAGCTTAAGGAGCCACTTTCTGAAAAGGGAGTGGCTTTTTTAGTCGAATACTTTTTTGATGATAAAGCGAACTATAAAAATGGCGGTAACGATTACGGCGCCAGCTATGAGCAGTTCCATGGAAATTTGGTGTAAGTGTATGAGGCTAAGGTAACCCATTTGCAGGGGCAATGTTTGAAAGGAGTCGTGATTTTGAATGAATGTTCCTTACTTTTGTGTGCCTCTTAAACCTAGCTATCGAACATGAACACACTTTCCAAGAGACGAGTTGCCCTTGGGGCATTTTTCTTTTTTGTAGGTCTTTGCTTCGCTTCATGGGCAGCACGTATTCCTGATATTCAGTCCAAATTTGATCTTTCCGAAGGGCAATTGGGTACTTTGTTGCTTTTTTTACCCTTGGGTTCAGTGATCGGGCTACCCATTGCGGGCTGGGCAGTACACCAGTACGGTAGTAGGGCTGTGATCATGTTTGGGAGTGTGGCCTATGCACTGACATTACCTATGATAGGTTTGGCACCCAGCATATGGACACTACTTCCGGTACTTGTCCTTTATGGGATGTTGGGAAATGTGATGAATATTTCCCTGAATACTCAGGCCTTGGCTTTGGAGGATGAAATGGGGAAAAGCATATTAGCATCTTTCCATGGGCTCTGGAGTATGGCTGGATTTACAGGAGCCGGGATTGGAGCACTGATGATATTCTTGGGGCTTTCTCCTGCCATACACTATGCCGTTGTGATGCTGATTTCTCTGGTGATTATTCTGTCTGCTCAGCGTTATATAGTCAAGCAAGAAGCCACTTCTCAAGGTGGAGGAGGAATGGTGCTGAAAAAGCCCGATGCCCTACTGATGCGGATCAGTTTGATCGCATTTCTGGGGATGATGTGCGAAGGCTGTATGTTTGACTGGTCAGGTGTTTATTTCAAAAAAGTGGTACAAGCGGACCCATCGCTCATTGCTCTGGGCTATGTGGCCTTTATGGCTACCATGGCATCGGGTAGGTTTATCACCGATAAGATCGCAGCTAAATACACCAAAGTAGCTGTCATACAGGTGAGCGGATTGTTGATTTCTGCGGGCTTGGCTTTGGCAGTGATTTTCCCAACGGTAGTGGTGGCCACACTCGGATTCTTTTTGGTTGGGTTTGGGATAGCTTCAATCATTCCACTTTCTTATAGCATAGCGGGCCGGTCTAAATTATACGCGCCTAGTGTTGCACTTGCTCTAGTTTCTACCATTTCATTTTTTGGTTTTTTACTGGGGCCTCCATTGATCGGCTTTATTGCAGATTTGTTTAACTTAAAGACATCTTTTGCTATGATAGCGGTGAGTGCCCTGGGTATTACCATTCTGTCTAGCTTCCGCAAGCAGGTTTTTCTGATCCCGGTAAAGGGAAGTACGCATTGATTTATGAAGTCAACTCAGCCATTTCAGTTTCACAAGGATTTTGAGATCAGGTCTTATCAAGTAGATCCGGATGGTAAATTGAGCATTAAAGCCTTGTCTGATTTGTTTCAGGAGATCGCCTGGAGACATGCTGATTCGGCTGATTTTGGCAGAAGTCTTCAGGATCAAAATCTGGCTTGGATTCTGTCCCGGATGGATATTAAATGTGAAAATCTACCTTCTTGGGGCGATTCTATCAAAGTGTACACCGCTGGGAGAGGGGTGGATAAATTGTTTGCCTTTCGGGAGTTTCTGATTACTTCTCCTTCAGGAGAGGTGGTGGCCCAGGGGATGAGCTCTTGGGTTTTGCTGAATTTCGAGACTAAGCGACTGCAAAGACCGGGGCAGGTACTCCCTCAAGAACTTTTTCAACTCAATGAAATTCCTGCATGGCAGCCAGAGAAAATTAAGGTGGAGGGTGAACTCTTGAAAAAGGAGGAGCTTATCGTACGGTATTCTGATCTGGATCTGAACAACCATGTGAATAACACCAGTTATATACGCTGGATGGAAAATATTTTAAGAGAAAACGGCATTCAAGCCCAACGATTTTCTATCAATTACCTTGCTGAATGCAAGTTGGGCGACTCATTGACCATCGCGTTTTATTCCTTTGATGGGGCATACTATGGAGTAGGGCTGGTAGGAAATGTTCAGGTGTTCCTGGCAAAAGCATTCTGAGTCTTCCTTTTATGGCTAAGTGATGAGAATCACAGAATGAGAGGAGCAGAATGGGCATTTTTGTACTTTCAGAATACGTAATGAATAAGATAGCGAAACCCATATTGCAACTCTTCAATCTCACGCTGAGCTTGGTAGGCCTGGTAACATTCCTCATTCTAGGGGTTGGATTGATTCTTTATTTGGATGTAGTGGGAGTGAAAAATCCCATTGAAGAAAAGGCATTGGTCAAAAGTGCTACCGAGCCCGTAAAATCCAATGCTCTGATAGATCCTGCTGAAGTTTGGACAGCACCAGATTGGGCCAAGGTAGACTCAGAACCAAATGCTGATGAGATCAAATATGGGAAGGAGCTAATCGCCAATACTGCTGAATACCTCGGGCCAAATGGGAAGGTGAAGAAGATCTCCAATGGACTGAATTGCCAAAACTGTCATCTGCAAGCAGGTACTGCACCGCTTGGAAACAATTACCTCGGAGTAGCCTCTACTTATCCCAAAGTTCGGGGTAGGTCTGGGCATTCTGAAGATGTGGTGATGCGGATCAATGGTTGTTTTCAGCGAAGCCTAAACGGCGAAAGTTTGCCTAAAAACAGCAAGGAGATGAAGGCCATGGTCGCCTACATGAACTGGCTTGGTCAGGCAGTGCCCAAAGGGCAGAAACCCACCGGAGCAGGGATCTACGAGGTGCCAGTCTTAGATAGGGCTGCTGATCCCATTTTGGGTAAGGTAGTCTATCAAAAACAATGTGTAACCTGCCATGGGGAGGATGGTCAAGGGATGATGAAAGCTGACCAAACCGGATACATTTACCCACCCCTCTGGGGCGCAAATAGTTATAATCAGCGTGCAGGGCTTTTTAGAATTTCCAAATTTGCTGGATATGTAAAGGCAAATATGCCATTTGGTGCAACTTATGAAAACCCCATTCTAACAGATGAAGAAGCCTGGGATGTGGCTGCATATGTGAATAGCTTACAGAGGCCTGACCGGGATTTCCCGGATGATTGGCCGGATATTTCCAAAAAACCTATGGATCATCCTT
This genomic window from Algoriphagus sp. TR-M9 contains:
- a CDS encoding acyl-[acyl-carrier-protein] thioesterase gives rise to the protein MKSTQPFQFHKDFEIRSYQVDPDGKLSIKALSDLFQEIAWRHADSADFGRSLQDQNLAWILSRMDIKCENLPSWGDSIKVYTAGRGVDKLFAFREFLITSPSGEVVAQGMSSWVLLNFETKRLQRPGQVLPQELFQLNEIPAWQPEKIKVEGELLKKEELIVRYSDLDLNNHVNNTSYIRWMENILRENGIQAQRFSINYLAECKLGDSLTIAFYSFDGAYYGVGLVGNVQVFLAKAF
- a CDS encoding YeeE/YedE family protein, which encodes MNQLMDWLTQPWPWYVAGPLIGLTVPALLILGNKSFGISSSLRHACAICVPAKIPFFQYNWRKETWNLVFVLGVLIGGFIATNFISNPNDLIIAADTRAELQLLGINEFSGLMPAEIFSWDNLFTVKGLLFFVIGGFLVGFGTRYAGGCTSGHAIMGISSLQWPSLVATIFFMLGGFLMTQVFLGPLMNWVGF
- a CDS encoding DUF6691 family protein, whose product is MQVLEKNTKDAVCDAPNSQDSGERGLALLKYLILGILFGIVFVKAEIISWFRIQEMFRLDSFHMYGVIGSAIVTGIISIQLIKRFQIKSTSGEKIIIPKKEFRKGQVIGGFIFGLGWAITGACPGPLFAQIGSGFTVVLVTLLSAIAGTWVYGKFSDMLPN
- a CDS encoding c-type cytochrome, which codes for MNKIAKPILQLFNLTLSLVGLVTFLILGVGLILYLDVVGVKNPIEEKALVKSATEPVKSNALIDPAEVWTAPDWAKVDSEPNADEIKYGKELIANTAEYLGPNGKVKKISNGLNCQNCHLQAGTAPLGNNYLGVASTYPKVRGRSGHSEDVVMRINGCFQRSLNGESLPKNSKEMKAMVAYMNWLGQAVPKGQKPTGAGIYEVPVLDRAADPILGKVVYQKQCVTCHGEDGQGMMKADQTGYIYPPLWGANSYNQRAGLFRISKFAGYVKANMPFGATYENPILTDEEAWDVAAYVNSLQRPDRDFPDDWPDISKKPMDHPFGPYADEFSENQHKYGPFKEIIAAQKP
- a CDS encoding MFS transporter, which codes for MNTLSKRRVALGAFFFFVGLCFASWAARIPDIQSKFDLSEGQLGTLLLFLPLGSVIGLPIAGWAVHQYGSRAVIMFGSVAYALTLPMIGLAPSIWTLLPVLVLYGMLGNVMNISLNTQALALEDEMGKSILASFHGLWSMAGFTGAGIGALMIFLGLSPAIHYAVVMLISLVIILSAQRYIVKQEATSQGGGGMVLKKPDALLMRISLIAFLGMMCEGCMFDWSGVYFKKVVQADPSLIALGYVAFMATMASGRFITDKIAAKYTKVAVIQVSGLLISAGLALAVIFPTVVVATLGFFLVGFGIASIIPLSYSIAGRSKLYAPSVALALVSTISFFGFLLGPPLIGFIADLFNLKTSFAMIAVSALGITILSSFRKQVFLIPVKGSTH